In one Thermosipho ferrireducens genomic region, the following are encoded:
- the ruvA gene encoding Holliday junction branch migration protein RuvA, protein MIYAVKGLLYSVLDGKAYVDVGNFILEIVVGNTVELSGLTGSEIKFYTKLIISEDNITLYGFGEEKKLRLFEKLISVSKLGPKTALKILSTNNVEEIVAKIINEDAKGLSQLPGIGKKTAERIIMELKDNLAEFNVSFSEKDKKMQEAIEALTTLGFSPNQSRKAVNSVAETNDSLDEIIKKALKHLTRS, encoded by the coding sequence ATGATTTATGCAGTAAAAGGGTTGCTGTACTCCGTTTTAGACGGTAAGGCTTATGTTGATGTAGGAAATTTTATTCTCGAAATAGTTGTTGGAAACACAGTAGAACTATCTGGTTTAACAGGAAGTGAAATCAAGTTTTATACAAAACTTATAATATCAGAAGATAATATAACACTTTATGGATTTGGGGAGGAAAAAAAATTAAGACTTTTTGAAAAACTCATAAGCGTTTCAAAATTAGGTCCAAAAACTGCTTTGAAAATCTTATCAACAAATAACGTAGAAGAAATAGTTGCAAAAATAATAAATGAAGACGCAAAGGGATTATCACAACTTCCAGGAATCGGAAAGAAGACTGCAGAACGTATTATAATGGAGCTCAAAGATAATTTAGCTGAATTTAACGTTTCTTTTAGTGAAAAAGACAAAAAAATGCAGGAGGCAATTGAAGCACTTACTACACTTGGTTTTTCTCCTAATCAATCTCGGAAGGCTGTAAATAGTGTAGCAGAAACGAACGACTCCTTAGATGAAATTATTAAAAAAGCGTTAAAACATTTAACCAGGAGTTGA
- a CDS encoding TatD family hydrolase, protein MRLVDTHAHIHMPHFDNDRETIIQKFENDNMEFIINVGTDLDDSRICVELANKYKKIFASVGVHPHDSKDTDNEYLNRLKKLAVMPKVVAIGEIGLDYYRNFSPKEIQQKVFAEQLLLAKELNLPIIVHIREAFEDAYNILETIGIPEKGGVVHSFSGNTSWAIKFLKLGLLIGISGPVTYRRNHSLRETVQKIGENNILPETDCPYLPPQPVRGKRNEPVYVKYIFNQINDIIGRDVSEILIQNAVELFGVNI, encoded by the coding sequence ATGAGACTCGTAGACACTCATGCACATATTCATATGCCGCATTTTGACAATGATCGTGAGACCATTATTCAAAAATTTGAAAATGATAATATGGAATTTATCATAAACGTTGGAACTGATCTTGATGATAGCCGGATCTGTGTGGAACTTGCGAATAAATATAAAAAAATATTTGCCTCTGTTGGAGTCCACCCACATGACAGTAAAGATACAGATAATGAATATCTAAATCGCTTAAAAAAGCTTGCTGTTATGCCAAAAGTTGTTGCCATAGGAGAAATAGGATTAGATTATTACCGTAACTTTTCCCCAAAAGAAATCCAGCAAAAAGTATTTGCAGAGCAACTCTTACTTGCAAAAGAGTTGAACCTTCCAATAATAGTGCATATCAGGGAAGCTTTTGAGGATGCCTATAATATCCTGGAAACTATTGGCATCCCGGAAAAGGGGGGCGTTGTACATTCTTTTAGTGGAAATACCAGCTGGGCTATAAAGTTCCTTAAACTCGGACTTTTGATAGGAATAAGTGGACCTGTAACTTACAGGAGAAACCACTCTCTTCGAGAAACAGTCCAAAAAATAGGAGAAAACAATATACTTCCAGAAACAGATTGCCCATATTTACCCCCACAGCCTGTTCGTGGGAAACGAAATGAACCAGTCTATGTAAAATACATTTTCAACCAGATAAATGATATAATAGGTAGAGATGTTTCTGAAATCCTCATTCAAAATGCCGTTGAATTATTCGGGGTGAATATATGA